In Tiliqua scincoides isolate rTilSci1 chromosome 1, rTilSci1.hap2, whole genome shotgun sequence, the following are encoded in one genomic region:
- the AIP gene encoding AH receptor-interacting protein, whose amino-acid sequence MADLVAQLREDGIQKRLVQEGCGPLPDYQDGTKATFHYRTLLCSPDQQVLDDSRTRGKPMELIIGKKFKLPVWETILQTMREGEVAEFLCDTKHVVLYPMVSKSLRNIAAGKDPLEGQRHCCGIAQMHEHHSLGYPDLDELQQNPKPLIFAIEMLKVEGPGSYRQDPWAMSDEEKVKAVPLIHQEGNELYKEGKVQEAAAKYYDAIACLKNLQMKEQPGSPDWIKLDTQITPLLLNYCQCKLLSEEYYEVLDHCSSILNKYEDNVKAYFKRAKAHAAVWNAAEAQADFAKVLQLDPSLGPVVTRELRNLETRLRQKDDEDKIRFKGIFSQ is encoded by the exons ATGGCGGACCTGGTCGCGCAGCTTCGGGAGGACGGCATCCAGAAGCGGCTGGTCCAGGAAGGCTGCGGGCCGCTGCCCGATTACCAGGATGGCACCAAG GCAACCTTCCACTACCGCACACTACTCTGCAGCCCAGACCAGCAAGTGCTGGATGACAGTCGTACACGGGGGAAGCCCATGGAACTCATAATTGGCAAGAAATTCAAGCTGCCTGTTTGGGAGACCATCCTGCAAACCATGCGAGAAGGAGAGGTAGCAGAGTTCCTGTGTGACACAAAG CATGTTGTTTTATACCCAATGGTGTCAAAGAGCTTGAGGAACATTGCTGCTGGAAAAGACCCACTGGAGGGACAGCGACATTGCTGTGGCATTGCTCAGATGCATGAGCATCATTCACTGGGCTACCCGGACCTTGATGAGCTCCAGCAGAATCCCAAGCCCCTCATCTTTGCGATTGAGATGCTCAAG GTTGAAGGACCTGGCTCCTACCGGCAGGATCCTTGGGCCATGTCAGATGAGGAGAAGGTGAAAGCTGTGCCCCTGATCCACCAGGAGGGCAACGAGCTCTACAAGGAGGGCAAGGTgcaggaggctgctgccaaatacTACGATGCCATTGCTTGCCTCAAGAATCTACAGATGAAG GAGCAGCCAGGATCTCCAGACTGGATCAAGCTGGACACACAGATCACCCCTTTGTTGCTGAATTATTGTCAATGTAAGCTGCTGAGTGAGGAGTACTATGAGGTGCTGGATCACTGCTCTTCCATTCTCAACAAGTACGAAG ATAACGTCAAGGCCTACTTCAAGAGAGCCAAGGCACATGCAGCGGTTTGGAATGCGGCGGAAGCACAGGCCGACTTTGCCAAGGTGTTGCAGCTGGATCCATCATTGGGCCCTGTGGTCACACGTGAGCTGCGCAACCTGGAGACTCGCTTACGCCAGAAGGATGACGAGGACAAGatccgttttaaaggcatcttctCCCAGTAG
- the LOC136644900 gene encoding glycine N-acyltransferase-like protein 3, translating to MLVNTAILYSVNFQYPEVVAAQATLRMPVLDNLDELKALKKELESCFPESLKVHGTVVNICRGNPFHQEVLMDSWPSFQVVIARPQRERAPSETNYFSQSCAVFYRNLDSYKQLVKDTDAIDWDQEFLLQGLQDGVCQTSQSLAAIKHFSTKLVSQTRVFVLQKPLDLPETKTMLGSDLKLSSLNTTHATLLNETWSIGGSEQSFHYLTQLICCFPSSCLLDATGCPISWVLLDQFGCLTHAYTMPAHRGKGYIQLVIAALAQKVQSLSYPAYGDVLEDNTPMKKALQGLDACFTACFLSYDLHIPAVTSSLSNQ from the exons ATGCTTGTCAACACTGCCATCCTCTACAGTGTTAACTTTCAGTATCCAGAGGTTGTGGCAGCCCAGGCTACCCTGAGAATGCCAGTGTTGGACAATCTGGATGAGCTGAAGGCACTGAAAAAAGAGCTGGAGAGTTGCTTCCCTGAGTCCCTGAAG GTCCACGGGACTGTAGTGAACATCTGTCGGGGAAACCCTTTTCATCAGGAGGTACTTATGGACTCCTGGCCCAGTTTCCAAGTTGTCATTGCACGGCCCCAGAGAGAG AGAGCTCCATCAGAAACCAACTACTTTTCCCAATCCTGTGCAGTTTTCTATAGAAACCTGGACTCCTACAAGCAGTTGGTTAAAGATACTGATGCCATTGACTGGGACCAAGAATTCCTACTTCAGG GTCTGCAGGATGGTGTGTGTCAGACGTCTCAGAGCCTAGCAGCCATCAAGCACTTCTCTACAAAGCTGGTGTCTCAAACCCGGGTTTTTGTTCTGCAGAAGCCACTTGATCTGCCTGAAACCAAAACCAT GTTAGGCTCAGACCTGAAGCTCTCATCCCTCAACACCACTCATGCCACCCTGCTGAACGAGACCTGGAGTATAGGGGGCAGTGAGCAGAGCTTTCACTATCTAACTCAATTAATCTGCTGCTTCCCCAGCAGTTGCCTTCTAGATGCTACAGGTTGTCCTATCTCTTGGGTCCTACTGGATCAGTTTGGGTGTTTAACCCATGCTTACACTATGCCAGCTCACCGTGGCAAAGGCTATATTCAGCTGGTGATAGCAGCACTGGCCCAGAAAGTACAGAGTCTCAGTTACCCAGCGTATGGTGATGTTCTAGAAGACAACACACCTATGAAGAAAGCCCTGCAAGGTCTTGATGCCTGCTTCACTGCTTGCTTCCTGTCTTATGACTTGCACATTCCCGCTGTGACCAGCTCTTTGAGTAACCAATAG